The Elusimicrobiota bacterium region AGGCCCTGCTGTTCCTCGGCGCGGGCTCGGTCATCCACTCGGTGCACACCAACGACATGCGCCTGATGGGCGGCCTGTCGAAGAAGATGCCCGTGACCTTCCTGACGATGGGCGCGGCGATCCTCGCGATCGCCGGCATCCCGTTCACCTCGGGCTATTACTCCAAGGACATGATCCTGGCGAACATCTACTACGCGAACCAGCCGATCTTCTGGATCATGCTCGGCACCGCGCTGATGACCGCCTTCTACATGTCGCGCCTGTTCATCCTGGCCTTCCTGGGGGACGACCGCGACCACGAGAAGCACCACCACGCGCACGAGTCCCCGTTCCTGATCACGGGCCCGCTCGTCCTGCTCGCCTTCCTGGCGCTCGTCTCCGGCTTCATGCTGGACCGCAACGGCCTCGTCTACCAGCTGCTCGCCAAGCCGACGATCACGGCCGCCCCGGCCGCCCCGGCCGCGGCGGCCGCCGTCGAGGCCCTCCCGGCCGAGCACGCCGCCGTCGCCGCCCACGGGACCGAGGCGAAACCGGCCGAGCACGCCGCCCCCGCCGGACACGCCGAAGCGCCCGCGGAGGCCCACGCGGCCGCCGCGAGCCACGAGGGGGGAGAGCATCACGAAGGGCACCTCCCGCAGTGGCTGCACCTCGCCCTGCCGTTCCTGGTCCTGGGCTCGATGAGCTTCGCCTTCTTCCTCTACAAGGGTCCCCATTACGCGGTCGCCGACTCCCTCAAGGGGACCTTCGCGCCGGTCTTCCATCTGCTCGACCGGCGCTGGTTCCTCGACGACGCGTTCGACCTCCTCGTCGTCCTCTGCGACAAGGTCGCCGCGCTCGCGTTCTGGATCGACGCGAACGTGGTGGACCGGGTGTTCGTGGACGGCTGGGGCCTCCTCATGCGCATCTTCGCCGAGATCAGCAACCTGCTCGACGCGCTTTTCGTGGACCGGACCGTGGACGGCTTCGGCGGGCTCAGCCTCGACCTCGGCGTGGGCCTGCGCGCCCTCGTCAAGGACGGCCAGGTGCAGGAATATCTGATGTACGCCGCGATCGCCTTCAGCCTCGCTGCGACCTTGATTCTGACGCGCTAATTAGGAGAACTCCCGAATGAACATGCTCTCACTGGTCACGTTCGCGCCCCTCGTCGGAGCGCTGATCATCCTGTGCATCCCCAAGGAAAAGGTCCGGGCGATCCAGACCGTCGCCTTCGTCTTCGCGGGGATCGCTTTGGCCGCCTCCCTGGCCATGCTGCCCGGCTTCAGCCGCGGGACGCACGAGATGCAGTTCGTCGAGCGCTGCTCCTGGATCCCCTCCTTCGGCGTCCAGTACTTCATGGGCGTGGACGGCCTGTCCTTCCCGCTCGTGCTCCTGA contains the following coding sequences:
- the nuoL gene encoding NADH-quinone oxidoreductase subunit L; translation: MIEHAYLIPLIPFAASLIMMFGAKEDPHSPAPWIGIGAMAICLGMSLSILSAVAGGTIPLPYEHNWQWFSFAASIGGRSFLYDMPIGVLIDGPAAILLVVVTLVSLMVQVYSIAYMHEDTRYKRYFAFVSFFTASMLGLVVSSNILVGFMSWELMGLSSYLLIGFWFEKDGPTEAQKKAFMTTKLGDSGLYLALLFIFAKVGSFQITQIHQFINQGYMTPTVATVIAIGILFGAMGKSAQFPLFIWLPDAMEGPTPGSALIHAATMVAAGIFVVARLYFVFLAAPDAMLAAAWIGCITAFMAAAMALVSYDIKRVLAFSTVSQLGFMMCALGVGGYTAGLFHLTTHAFFKALLFLGAGSVIHSVHTNDMRLMGGLSKKMPVTFLTMGAAILAIAGIPFTSGYYSKDMILANIYYANQPIFWIMLGTALMTAFYMSRLFILAFLGDDRDHEKHHHAHESPFLITGPLVLLAFLALVSGFMLDRNGLVYQLLAKPTITAAPAAPAAAAAVEALPAEHAAVAAHGTEAKPAEHAAPAGHAEAPAEAHAAAASHEGGEHHEGHLPQWLHLALPFLVLGSMSFAFFLYKGPHYAVADSLKGTFAPVFHLLDRRWFLDDAFDLLVVLCDKVAALAFWIDANVVDRVFVDGWGLLMRIFAEISNLLDALFVDRTVDGFGGLSLDLGVGLRALVKDGQVQEYLMYAAIAFSLAATLILTR